attttataaaaaaaaagtttttaaaaaaaaatgtagttaTTACttctatgaatttttttatttataatatactCATCCAAATTATGCAAAACCTCAAGCTAatctttacaaaataaaatatttaaacaaaatgtaaatattctCTCTTCCAACGAggataacatttttttaaaccaaaaaaaaaaaacgaggaTAACATTAAACAGAACATCAACAAACAATACGATAAGATTTGGGCTTACAATCTTTATCACAAAGGCTTTTTTAAAGCCCATTAGTTACATTCATCATTATCTCTcgacattaaaaaaaaaaagttaaactgaagaagctaaaaagagtttttaacttttaactctcttcgtcttctcccTCGTGCCGTGTCAAATCAATCTACTGTTCTCTCTCCTATCTGGTAAACTTTTCCTCTTCGCcatgaaatttttttcttgctaGGGTTTTAGTTTCTACAGTTCGCTTCCCAAAAATTAGGGGTTTTGTCAcaatttctcaatttcttgttccatttttcttcttttctccatAATCATTGCTTAATTTAGAATcccaaattttacaaattagggtttttgtttaattttaggggtttttgattttcaacTGTTAATAGTGTTCTCGATGTCataattctgattttttttattatctattCCGAAATTAGGGCAAAAATCTCAGACAAACCTGCAAAATTAGGGTATTTGAGGATATGGATTATGATCGGTACAAGTTATTTGTTGGTGGTATTGCGAAAGAGACAAGTGAAGAAGCTCTGAAGCAGTATTTTAGCAGATATGGAGCTGTGTTGGAAGCTGTTGTAGCTAAAGAGAAAGTCACTGGAAAACCTAGaggttttgggtttgttcGCTTTGCTAATGATTGTGATGTTGTTAAAGCTCTTAGAGACACTCACTTCATTCTCGGTAAACCCGTAAGTGTTACCGCCTTTTTATGCTTGTGTCAATTGGGTTTTGTGTATACTCTGTGGATTGattatgtgtgtgtttgtatTAGGTTGATGTGAGAAAGGCGATTAGGAAACATGAACTATACCAACAGCCGTTTAGCATGCAGTTTTTGGAGAGAAAAGTGCAACAGATGAATGGTGGTTTGCGTGAGATGTCGAGTAATGGTGTGACCAGTAGGACTAAGAAGATATTTGTTGGGGGTTTGTCGTCTAACACGACTGAGGAAGAGTTTAAGAGTTACTTTGAGAGGTTTGGTAGGACTACTGATGTAGTTGTGATGCATGACGGTGTGACTAACAGGCCAAGgggttttgggtttgttaCTTATGATTCGGAGGACTCTGTTGAGGTTGTTATGCAGAGTAATTTCCATGAGTTGAGTGATAAACGCGTGGAAGTGAAACGGGCAATACCTAAAGAAGGAATCCAGAGCAATAACGGTAATGCTGTTAATATTCCTCCTTCCTACAGCAGCTTTCAAGCAACACCTTATGTCCCTGAGCAAAACGGATATGGGATGGTTTTACAGTTTCCTCCTCCTGTCTTTGGTTATCATCACAATGTCCAAGCCGTTCAATATCCTTATGGTTACCAATTCACAGCACAAGTGGCTAACGTTTCATGGAACAATCCGATTATGCAACCCACCGGTTTTTACTGTGCTCCTCCTCATCCTACTCCTCCTCCCACCAACAATCTTGGTTATATCCAATACATGAACGGGTTTGATCTTTCGGGTACGAACATTTCCGGGTACAATCCTCTAGCATGGCCTGTAACGGGGGATGCAGCTGGTGCGCTAATACATCAGTTTGTAGATTTGAAGCTTGATGTCCACAGTCAAGCCCATCAGAGAATGAATGGAGGTAACATGGGAATACCATTGCAGAATGGTACATATATATGACAGTTGCAGAATGATAAATGCAAATAGGCTCACAAGGGTAGTGAAATTCTTTGGACTcttttaaatggttttttaGGTTCCTCATCTTTCTTCATTAACTCTTTGGTAAATGTGTTGGGTTGGTTTGGTTACCTTGTATATTGTTTAGGTATTTGATTTTAACCCCAAGACTTATGTATCATATATTACTGCATTTGTAATATATCACACTCATTTAGTTCATTTTGTTGcttttatggttttgttgattttgtggTTTCGTTGATTAAATTGGCAATGATGTTTTAAATTCAtcaaggaaaacaaagaaatagaTTGTCGATTAAACAgtagaaaaaggaaatagtTTTGTAGAAATAGGA
This sequence is a window from Arabidopsis thaliana chromosome 1 sequence. Protein-coding genes within it:
- the RBP1 gene encoding RNA-binding protein 1 (RNA-binding protein 1 (RBP1); CONTAINS InterPro DOMAIN/s: RNA recognition motif, RNP-1 (InterPro:IPR000504), Nucleotide-binding, alpha-beta plait (InterPro:IPR012677); BEST Arabidopsis thaliana protein match is: RNA-binding (RRM/RBD/RNP motifs) family protein (TAIR:AT5G55550.4); Has 25375 Blast hits to 16260 proteins in 820 species: Archae - 0; Bacteria - 1958; Metazoa - 13222; Fungi - 2417; Plants - 5451; Viruses - 0; Other Eukaryotes - 2327 (source: NCBI BLink).) — translated: MDYDRYKLFVGGIAKETSEEALKQYFSRYGAVLEAVVAKEKVTGKPRGFGFVRFANDCDVVKALRDTHFILGKPVDVRKAIRKHELYQQPFSMQFLERKVQQMNGGLREMSSNGVTSRTKKIFVGGLSSNTTEEEFKSYFERFGRTTDVVVMHDGVTNRPRGFGFVTYDSEDSVEVVMQSNFHELSDKRVEVKRAIPKEGIQSNNGNAVNIPPSYSSFQATPYVPEQNGYGMVLQFPPPVFGYHHNVQAVQYPYGYQFTAQVANVSWNNPIMQPTGFYCAPPHPTPPPTNNLGYIQYMNGFDLSGTNISGYNPLAWPVTGDAAGALIHQFVDLKLDVHSQAHQRMNGGNMGIPLQNGTYI